Proteins from a genomic interval of Lactococcus protaetiae:
- a CDS encoding tyrosine-type recombinase/integrase, with protein MFLKKLSNGKYRYFEKFFDEKQNKWRQVTITKKSKSRVTQGEAKTELSLKISNIMKLYEEVEQSEDSNECLLTQKIFKEWRVIRNVELKASSAVSEEKSFSKFLEQFGSRKIQEIKSQEIQTFILGLHLSASTRTLRKTYYNLFFSYAKKVGYIADNPMERVVLPKARTTFEEVRKKKNKFLNKEEMRRILDYSYQNVSQVRKTMVYEFLFLTGLRIGELQALRWQDIDFEKRQLFVRHTLNVYGYSEQERQLLSPKTSHSYRSIYINTRCIEIVDYFRENMKDSDFIFVTEKGRMFHRGNLSKYFGRICQILDKDSDVSRTYNLHMLRHSHISLLIELGVPIKSIMERVGILTKK; from the coding sequence AGTAGAGTAACGCAAGGAGAAGCTAAAACTGAGTTATCACTCAAAATTTCAAATATAATGAAATTATATGAGGAAGTAGAGCAAAGTGAGGATTCAAATGAATGTCTATTAACTCAAAAGATTTTTAAAGAGTGGCGAGTGATCAGAAATGTTGAACTAAAAGCTTCGTCTGCGGTTTCGGAGGAAAAGAGTTTTTCAAAGTTTTTAGAACAATTTGGTTCTCGAAAGATTCAAGAAATTAAAAGTCAAGAAATTCAAACGTTTATTTTAGGATTGCACCTTTCTGCTTCTACTAGAACATTGAGAAAAACATATTATAATTTATTTTTCAGCTATGCAAAAAAAGTGGGCTATATTGCTGATAATCCTATGGAGAGAGTAGTATTACCTAAAGCTAGGACTACTTTTGAGGAGGTTAGAAAAAAGAAAAATAAATTTTTGAATAAGGAAGAAATGAGGAGGATTCTTGATTATTCTTATCAAAATGTATCACAAGTGCGAAAAACGATGGTTTATGAATTTTTGTTTTTAACAGGTTTGAGAATTGGAGAATTACAAGCTTTAAGATGGCAAGATATTGATTTTGAAAAAAGGCAATTATTTGTTAGACATACATTAAATGTTTATGGGTATTCAGAACAAGAGCGACAGCTACTAAGTCCTAAAACATCTCATTCTTATAGGAGTATTTATATAAATACACGATGTATTGAAATAGTAGATTATTTTCGTGAAAATATGAAAGATAGTGATTTTATTTTTGTGACAGAAAAGGGCAGAATGTTTCATAGAGGGAATTTATCCAAATATTTTGGTCGTATCTGTCAAATATTAGATAAAGATTCAGACGTTTCTCGAACATATAATTTACATATGCTAAGACATTCTCATATTTCTTTATTGATAGAGCTAGGCGTGCCAATTAAAAGTATAATGGAACGTGTGGGCATTCTAACGAAAAAATGA
- the ruvB gene encoding Holliday junction branch migration DNA helicase RuvB, producing the protein MNDILNKESMDDEVQLEKSLRPQYFSQYIGQDKVKNQLEIFIKAAKLREEVLDHVLLFGPPGLGKTTMAFVIANELGVNIKQTAGPAIEKPGDLVAILNELEPGDVLFIDEIHRMPMQVEEVLYSAMEDFYIDIMLGSGDGSRSVHLDLPPFTLVGATTRAGMLSNPLRARFGISAHMEYYADKDLEEIVNRTADIFEIEVIDNAALEIALRSRGTPRIANRLLKRVRDFAQIMGDGRVDKLITDKALTILDVDNAGLDYIDQKILKTMIEMYNGGPVGLGTLAVNIAEDRETVEDMYEPYLIQKGFLMRTKQGRKATKLAYEHLGYVYNHED; encoded by the coding sequence ATGAACGACATTTTAAACAAAGAATCAATGGATGACGAAGTACAATTGGAAAAATCCCTCAGACCACAATATTTTAGTCAGTATATTGGTCAGGACAAAGTCAAAAACCAGTTAGAAATATTTATCAAAGCTGCAAAATTACGTGAGGAAGTGCTTGACCACGTCTTACTTTTTGGGCCTCCAGGGCTCGGTAAAACAACAATGGCATTTGTAATTGCTAATGAACTAGGAGTTAATATTAAACAAACTGCAGGACCAGCAATCGAGAAACCAGGAGATTTAGTTGCGATTCTCAACGAGCTTGAGCCGGGCGATGTTCTTTTCATTGATGAAATTCATCGAATGCCAATGCAAGTCGAGGAAGTCCTTTACAGCGCGATGGAAGACTTTTATATTGATATCATGCTAGGTTCTGGTGATGGTTCGCGCAGCGTTCATCTAGATTTACCGCCATTTACTTTGGTTGGAGCAACAACACGTGCAGGAATGTTGTCAAATCCTTTGCGCGCACGTTTTGGTATTTCAGCACATATGGAATACTATGCCGACAAAGACTTGGAAGAAATTGTCAATCGGACGGCAGATATTTTCGAAATAGAAGTTATTGATAACGCAGCCTTGGAAATCGCGCTACGTTCGCGTGGCACACCACGTATTGCGAATCGTTTACTCAAGCGTGTGCGTGATTTTGCTCAGATTATGGGTGATGGTCGAGTGGATAAGTTAATTACAGATAAAGCACTCACAATTCTTGATGTAGATAATGCTGGATTAGACTACATTGACCAGAAAATCTTGAAGACAATGATTGAGATGTATAATGGTGGTCCTGTTGGACTTGGTACATTAGCAGTTAATATCGCTGAGGATAGAGAAACAGTTGAGGATATGTATGAGCCCTATTTGATTCAAAAAGGATTCCTTATGAGGACGAAGCAAGGACGAAAGGCAACTAAGCTAGCATACGAACATCTTGGATATGTCTATAATCATGAGGATTGA
- the ruvA gene encoding Holliday junction branch migration protein RuvA → MFEYLNGKLVKISPTHIVIDVQGVGYLVSVANPYAWSATMNTEIKVFVHQVIREDAHTLYGFINEGEKSLFLRLISVSGIGPKSALAIIAASDNEGLINAIDSNDIKYLTKFPGVGKKTAMQMVLDLAGKFDLTTSSALTVNSVSTDSNNVALEEAIEALQALGYRATELKKVEKELANQKGLTSEEYIKSALKLMMK, encoded by the coding sequence ATGTTTGAATATCTTAATGGAAAATTAGTTAAAATTTCCCCAACTCATATTGTTATTGATGTGCAAGGGGTGGGGTATCTGGTCAGTGTTGCAAATCCTTATGCCTGGTCAGCAACGATGAATACTGAAATTAAAGTTTTTGTGCATCAGGTCATTCGAGAGGATGCTCATACTTTGTATGGTTTCATCAATGAAGGTGAAAAATCACTTTTTTTGCGCTTGATTAGTGTTTCTGGGATTGGACCGAAATCAGCACTTGCAATTATTGCGGCAAGTGACAACGAAGGACTGATTAACGCCATTGATAGCAATGACATCAAATATCTGACCAAATTTCCAGGAGTTGGTAAGAAAACGGCGATGCAGATGGTGCTTGACTTAGCTGGAAAATTTGACTTAACAACTTCGTCAGCACTTACAGTAAATTCTGTCAGCACTGACAGTAATAATGTGGCGCTAGAGGAAGCGATAGAAGCTCTACAAGCACTCGGTTACAGAGCCACTGAGTTGAAAAAAGTCGAAAAAGAATTGGCAAATCAGAAAGGTCTGACAAGCGAAGAATATATCAAGTCTGCCCTAAAATTAATGATGAAATAA
- a CDS encoding MerR family transcriptional regulator — MKERELRRSMAVLPIGTVMKLTDLSARQIRYYEEQELIFPERNDGNRRMYSLNDIDALFDIADLLHEGNNIADIKAIYAKRNAKKAQTLSISEVHHALEHEFAQQGRFGTPDPTNFSQPRM; from the coding sequence GTGAAAGAACGTGAATTAAGACGCTCTATGGCGGTGCTTCCGATTGGAACCGTCATGAAACTCACTGATTTGAGTGCTCGGCAGATTCGTTATTACGAAGAGCAAGAGCTGATTTTTCCAGAGCGGAACGATGGTAATCGTCGAATGTATTCGCTCAATGACATTGATGCACTTTTTGATATTGCTGATTTATTGCATGAGGGAAACAATATTGCAGATATCAAAGCAATCTATGCTAAAAGGAATGCTAAGAAAGCCCAGACATTATCAATTAGCGAAGTACACCATGCACTCGAACACGAATTTGCCCAACAAGGACGATTCGGGACTCCCGACCCTACTAATTTCAGTCAACCTCGCATGTAA
- the argR gene encoding arginine repressor — protein MKRNERLNLIKEIISKNQVATQENLQEILEAEGVSITQATLSRDIREMNIIKKRRDGKSFYSFLDGEDGRIQSELQLYFSRFVIKVASSSVMVVVHTRLGEADLLANALDAEEREEILGTLAGADTLLVTCVSEAAARALVVEIENVL, from the coding sequence ATGAAGCGTAACGAACGATTAAATTTAATTAAAGAAATTATTAGTAAAAATCAAGTGGCGACGCAGGAAAATTTGCAAGAGATACTTGAAGCTGAGGGAGTTAGTATTACTCAAGCAACATTGTCACGTGATATTCGAGAGATGAATATTATTAAAAAGCGTAGAGATGGTAAGAGCTTTTATTCATTTCTGGATGGGGAAGATGGGCGAATTCAGTCGGAGTTGCAGCTTTATTTTTCTCGCTTTGTGATCAAGGTAGCATCAAGTAGTGTGATGGTTGTGGTTCATACGCGACTTGGAGAAGCAGATTTGCTTGCGAATGCGTTAGATGCTGAAGAACGTGAGGAGATTTTGGGAACTTTGGCAGGAGCTGATACTTTACTTGTAACGTGTGTATCGGAAGCTGCAGCGCGTGCGCTTGTGGTGGAGATTGAAAATGTATTATGA
- a CDS encoding low molecular weight protein-tyrosine-phosphatase — protein sequence MEKILFVCLGNICRSPMAEFVMKDLALKAGRNDDFHIESRATSSWEHGNPIHPGTKNIFVEKNIKFDNQKVSQQISKDDFEHFDYIIAMDDSNVDDLKKLAPVNSQNKITMLLDNPVPDPWYTGNFEETYRLISRGCKQLLS from the coding sequence ATGGAAAAAATATTATTTGTATGTTTAGGTAATATCTGCCGAAGTCCGATGGCAGAATTTGTAATGAAAGACCTAGCTTTAAAAGCAGGACGTAACGATGATTTTCATATCGAAAGCCGCGCTACTTCATCTTGGGAACATGGGAACCCTATTCACCCAGGTACGAAAAATATCTTTGTAGAAAAAAATATAAAATTTGACAATCAAAAAGTTAGTCAACAGATTTCAAAGGATGATTTTGAGCACTTCGATTATATTATTGCGATGGATGACTCGAATGTAGATGATTTAAAAAAACTTGCCCCTGTGAATTCACAAAATAAAATAACAATGTTGTTAGATAATCCTGTACCAGATCCATGGTACACCGGAAATTTTGAGGAAACGTATAGACTTATCAGCAGAGGTTGCAAACAATTATTATCTTGA
- a CDS encoding YlbF family regulator: MYYDELVGQLQEKIEHLGYVEDFKRAEQRLQEQTSLFEAQEEMKKLQKDAMLYREIGKMQAYKETSQAAQKIEKSLKMSPLVEEYFIKLQDVNDLVQYVTGEIERKVNILLENDEK; this comes from the coding sequence ATGTATTATGATGAACTTGTTGGGCAACTGCAAGAGAAGATTGAACATCTTGGATATGTAGAAGATTTCAAGAGAGCTGAGCAACGTTTGCAGGAACAAACATCGCTTTTTGAAGCTCAAGAAGAGATGAAGAAGCTTCAAAAAGATGCGATGTTATACCGAGAAATTGGAAAAATGCAAGCTTATAAAGAGACATCACAAGCTGCGCAAAAAATTGAAAAATCACTGAAAATGAGTCCGTTAGTTGAGGAATATTTTATAAAATTGCAAGATGTTAATGACTTGGTGCAATATGTAACGGGTGAAATTGAGCGAAAAGTGAATATATTGTTAGAAAATGATGAAAAGTAA
- the mutL gene encoding DNA mismatch repair endonuclease MutL codes for MGKIIELDESLANQIAAGEVVERPASVVKELVENSIDAGSDKIIIKVEEAGLRLIEVTDNGSGIEKEDVAVALRRHATSKIKEAGDLFRIRTLGFRGEAIPSIASVSEFTIETSVSAEESGTKLVARGGEITTIEPLARRSGTKISVANLFYNTPARLKYIKSLQAELSHITDIVNRLSLAHPEISFTLVNEGREFLRTSGSGDLRQVIASVYGIATAKKMRLVEKSDLDFELTGYVSLPELSRANRNYITLLINGRFIKNFLLNRAILDGYGNRLMVGRFPIAVLSIHIDSKLADVNVHPTKQEVRLSKEKELMALISRGIEEAFLDGVLIPDALENLQKRPVSKVENNVQTELPLQQSPLYYDKTRQDFYVSETNVFNKNENLIREEWVEPQIATDSADIVASFADKNLSVDNVADSEGSSVLTETKQAFPQLEYLAQLHATYLLCQAPEGLYLVDQHAAQERVKYEYWKDKIGEVSMEQQLLLAPYLFDLPKNDALILSEKKDLLHEAGIFLEEYGENQFILREHPIWLKENEIETSINEMIDIILSSKEFSLKKYRHELAQMVACKSSIKANHPLDAESARNLLRELATCENPYSCAHGRPTIVHFSDDDIQKMFRRIQETHRSKAATWKDFD; via the coding sequence GTGGGAAAAATTATTGAACTTGATGAAAGTCTCGCCAATCAAATTGCGGCTGGAGAAGTGGTTGAAAGACCAGCAAGTGTTGTGAAGGAGCTGGTTGAAAATTCTATTGACGCAGGAAGCGATAAAATTATCATCAAAGTTGAGGAAGCTGGACTTCGTCTAATTGAAGTCACGGATAATGGCTCTGGGATAGAAAAAGAAGATGTTGCAGTGGCACTTAGACGTCATGCTACAAGTAAAATCAAAGAGGCGGGAGACTTGTTTCGGATTCGTACATTAGGATTTCGGGGAGAGGCGATTCCGTCAATTGCATCTGTCAGTGAATTTACGATTGAGACAAGTGTGAGTGCTGAAGAATCAGGGACTAAACTTGTTGCTAGAGGGGGTGAGATTACGACAATTGAACCTTTGGCAAGGCGTTCAGGAACAAAAATCTCAGTTGCCAATCTGTTTTACAATACACCAGCAAGACTTAAATACATCAAGTCTTTGCAGGCAGAATTATCGCACATTACGGATATTGTTAACCGTTTGAGTTTAGCACATCCGGAAATTTCTTTCACGTTAGTTAATGAAGGGCGAGAATTTTTAAGAACGAGTGGTTCGGGTGATTTGCGCCAAGTTATTGCTTCTGTTTATGGGATTGCAACGGCTAAAAAGATGCGACTCGTGGAAAAGTCAGATTTGGATTTTGAGTTGACGGGTTATGTTAGTTTACCTGAGCTTTCTCGTGCTAACCGAAATTATATTACACTCTTAATTAATGGGAGATTTATTAAAAATTTCTTGCTTAATCGTGCAATTTTGGATGGCTATGGTAACCGCTTGATGGTGGGACGATTTCCGATTGCTGTGTTGTCTATCCATATTGATTCAAAACTTGCGGATGTCAATGTTCATCCAACTAAACAAGAAGTACGTTTGTCAAAAGAGAAAGAATTGATGGCGTTGATTTCCAGAGGGATTGAAGAAGCATTTCTTGACGGAGTTCTCATCCCTGATGCTTTGGAGAATTTGCAAAAGCGTCCGGTGTCAAAAGTTGAAAATAATGTGCAAACAGAGCTACCATTGCAACAATCACCTTTATATTATGATAAAACACGACAAGATTTCTATGTTAGTGAAACAAATGTGTTTAATAAAAATGAAAATTTAATAAGAGAAGAATGGGTGGAGCCCCAAATTGCTACTGATAGCGCTGATATAGTAGCATCATTTGCTGACAAAAATCTGTCAGTGGATAATGTTGCTGATAGTGAGGGTTCGTCAGTGCTGACAGAAACAAAACAAGCTTTTCCCCAGCTGGAATACTTAGCCCAGCTTCATGCGACTTACCTGTTGTGTCAGGCACCAGAAGGATTATATTTGGTGGACCAACACGCTGCTCAAGAGCGTGTCAAATATGAATATTGGAAAGACAAAATAGGAGAAGTGAGTATGGAACAGCAATTGTTGTTGGCTCCTTATCTCTTTGATTTACCTAAAAATGATGCCTTGATTTTGTCAGAAAAAAAAGATTTACTCCATGAAGCTGGAATTTTCTTAGAAGAATATGGGGAAAATCAATTTATTCTGAGAGAACATCCCATTTGGTTAAAAGAAAATGAGATTGAAACTTCTATCAATGAGATGATTGATATTATCCTATCCTCTAAGGAATTTTCACTAAAAAAATATCGGCATGAACTAGCGCAAATGGTAGCTTGCAAGAGTTCAATCAAGGCGAATCATCCGCTAGATGCCGAATCGGCAAGAAATCTTCTAAGAGAATTAGCAACCTGTGAAAATCCTTACAGTTGTGCGCATGGGCGACCTACGATTGTGCATTTTTCTGATGATGATATTCAGAAGATGTTTAGAAGAATTCAAGAAACACATCGCTCAAAAGCTGCAACATGGAAAGATTTTGATTAG